In Streptomyces sp. P9-A4, the genomic window CTGCTGCTGCTCGTCGTCGCCGCGCTCGCGGTGCTGCCGCTGGCGCTGGGGCTCGGGGACCACAAGAAGGAGCCGTTCACCGGCTCCGACGCGGAGGCGGAGACCGCGATCACGGAACTTCGCCCGGACTACGAGCCGTGGTTCAGCCCCTTGTACGAGCCGCCGTCCGGAGAGATCGAGTCCGCGCTGTTCGCCTTGCAGGCGGCCGTCGGCGCGGGCGTCCTGGCGTACTACTTCGGTCTGCGGCGGGGCCGCAGACAGGGGGCGGAACGAGCGAAGGCGGAGGCCGGGGCGGCCGTGGAGGAGGGGGCCGCCGCGCACGAGCACGGCGCCGCTCCCCCGCACGACGAGCCCGCCGCCGCGCCGCCGCGCGGGGCACCCGACGGGCAGGACGCGTAGCCGCCGATGCTGCCGATCGACGCGGCGGCGCACAGCGGTCGCTGGCGCCTCCGTCATCCTGCCGAGAAGGCGCTGCTCGGCTTCGGCCTGACCTTGTGCGCCGTCGGTCTGCCGCCGTGGCCGGGCGCCGTGCTCGTCGCGGCGGCCACGCTCACGGTCCTGCTCGGTCCGGCCGGTGTGCCGGGCCGGGCCCTGTGGCGGGCCTTCCGGGTGCCGCTCGCGTTCTGCGTCACGGGAGCCGTTCCGCTGCTCTTCGAGGTCGGCGGCGCCCGGGGGCTCGTCGCGTGGGCGCCCGGCGGGCCCGCGCAGGCGGGCGGGCTGCTGCTGCGGACCGCGTCGGCCTCGCTCGGGGTGCTGCTGTTCGCGTTCACGACGCCGGTGTCGGACGTCCTGCCCCGGCTCGTACGGGCCGGGGTGCCGGCGCCGGTGGTCGACGTGGCGCTCGTGATGTACCGGATCATCTTCCTGCTGCTCGACTCGCTGGCCAAGATCCGGCAGGCGCAGGCGGCCCGGCTCGGGCACACCACACGGGCGGCGACCTGGCGGTCGCTGGCCGGTCTCGGCGCGACGACGTTCGTCCGGGCCTTCGACCGGGCGCAGCGGCTGCAGTCGGGGCTCGCCGGGCGGGG contains:
- a CDS encoding energy-coupling factor ABC transporter substrate-binding protein — translated: MSRNAKINALLLLVVAALAVLPLALGLGDHKKEPFTGSDAEAETAITELRPDYEPWFSPLYEPPSGEIESALFALQAAVGAGVLAYYFGLRRGRRQGAERAKAEAGAAVEEGAAAHEHGAAPPHDEPAAAPPRGAPDGQDA
- the cbiQ gene encoding cobalt ECF transporter T component CbiQ, translating into MLPIDAAAHSGRWRLRHPAEKALLGFGLTLCAVGLPPWPGAVLVAAATLTVLLGPAGVPGRALWRAFRVPLAFCVTGAVPLLFEVGGARGLVAWAPGGPAQAGGLLLRTASASLGVLLFAFTTPVSDVLPRLVRAGVPAPVVDVALVMYRIIFLLLDSLAKIRQAQAARLGHTTRAATWRSLAGLGATTFVRAFDRAQRLQSGLAGRGYDGTLRVMVPACAVSRRFLAASGALLAGLVALTLVLERFLP